In one Neobacillus sp. WH10 genomic region, the following are encoded:
- the polX gene encoding DNA polymerase/3'-5' exonuclease PolX, whose protein sequence is MEVNKKEIIRLLEMIAIYMELKGENPFKVSAFRKAAAALETDERSITEIEDFTAIAGIGKGTASVIDEYIKEGTSSVLKELKEEVPSGLIPLLQLPGLGGKKIAKLYKELGIVDVSSLKEACEAGKVQALAGFGKKTEEKILGSIANVGTRPDRLPLAYMLPIAEQIEERLSKLPEIDRFSRAGSLRRMRETIKDLDFIISTTQPEFVREHLLKLPSIKEVIGAGDTKVSIVFALDYDISVDFRLVKPEEFITTLHHFTGSKDHNVRMRQLAKERGEKISEYGVENVETGEILTFSSEEEFFKHFDLPFIPPEIREDGKEVESFTANESLIELVDIKGDLHMHTTWSDGAHSIEEMAEACRARGYQYMAITDHSQYLKVAGGLTRERLLKQKEEIKKLNEKYDDFLILSGVEMDILPDGTLDYDDELLAEMDFVIASIHSAFSQPKEKIMERLRTALENAHVDLIAHPTGRKIGRREGYDVDIDLLIQLAKETHTALELNANPNRLDLAAEYLRKAQEAGVKILINTDAHKMDTLKHMEIGVSAAKKGWIKKSSVLNALDKYDLLEFLHNR, encoded by the coding sequence ATGGAAGTTAATAAAAAGGAAATTATTCGTTTATTAGAAATGATTGCGATTTATATGGAATTAAAAGGGGAGAACCCATTCAAGGTTTCGGCATTTCGCAAGGCAGCAGCCGCACTCGAAACGGATGAGCGCTCCATAACAGAGATTGAAGACTTTACTGCGATCGCGGGAATTGGCAAAGGTACTGCCTCCGTAATTGATGAATACATAAAAGAGGGTACTTCCTCAGTATTAAAAGAGCTAAAAGAAGAAGTACCGTCTGGTTTGATTCCTTTGCTGCAGCTCCCAGGACTTGGAGGTAAGAAAATCGCCAAGCTATACAAGGAGTTAGGCATTGTAGATGTTTCAAGTTTAAAAGAAGCCTGTGAAGCAGGGAAAGTACAAGCTCTTGCCGGTTTTGGTAAAAAAACAGAGGAAAAAATCTTAGGCTCTATAGCCAATGTTGGAACTAGACCTGATAGGCTGCCTCTTGCCTACATGCTTCCAATTGCTGAGCAGATTGAAGAAAGACTTTCAAAATTACCGGAGATTGACCGTTTTTCGAGAGCGGGAAGTTTAAGAAGAATGCGAGAGACAATTAAGGACCTCGATTTTATTATTTCAACAACCCAACCAGAATTCGTTCGTGAGCATCTCTTAAAATTACCAAGCATAAAGGAAGTAATTGGTGCCGGAGATACAAAGGTTTCCATAGTTTTTGCACTTGATTATGATATTTCCGTTGATTTTCGTCTCGTTAAACCGGAGGAATTTATCACAACCCTACACCATTTCACTGGTTCAAAAGATCATAATGTCCGGATGCGGCAACTGGCGAAAGAACGTGGGGAAAAAATAAGTGAATATGGTGTAGAAAACGTGGAAACAGGTGAAATCCTTACCTTTTCTTCGGAAGAAGAATTTTTCAAGCATTTTGATCTTCCGTTTATTCCGCCGGAGATTAGGGAGGACGGGAAGGAAGTAGAATCTTTCACTGCTAATGAATCGTTAATCGAGCTTGTCGATATTAAAGGCGATCTTCATATGCACACGACCTGGAGTGATGGCGCCCACTCGATAGAGGAAATGGCAGAAGCCTGCCGTGCACGTGGATATCAATACATGGCAATCACCGACCATTCACAATACCTCAAGGTAGCGGGTGGTCTCACTCGTGAAAGGCTGTTGAAACAAAAAGAAGAAATTAAAAAGTTAAATGAGAAATACGATGACTTTCTCATCTTATCAGGGGTGGAAATGGATATCCTTCCTGACGGTACATTGGACTATGATGATGAGCTGCTTGCGGAAATGGATTTTGTGATCGCTTCGATTCATTCTGCTTTTTCCCAGCCCAAGGAAAAAATCATGGAGCGGCTGAGGACTGCCCTTGAAAATGCTCATGTGGATTTAATTGCCCATCCTACCGGAAGAAAAATTGGCCGCCGTGAAGGCTATGATGTTGACATCGATTTATTAATTCAGCTAGCTAAAGAGACACATACAGCCTTAGAATTAAATGCGAACCCAAACCGGCTTGATCTTGCAGCGGAATATTTACGGAAAGCACAGGAGGCCGGTGTAAAAATTCTTATCAATACAGATGCCCACAAAATGGATACATTAAAGCATATGGAAATCGGTGTTTCCGCTGCTAAAAAGGGTTGGATAAAAAAATCATCAGTGCTAAATGCACTCGATAAATATGACTTACTTGAATTTCTGCATAATCGATAA
- a CDS encoding AMP-binding protein: protein MLESKPWLNLYPKEIPATLEYSSEPVQEYLVHAAKTFPEKIAIHFMGKEMTYKQLYEDALSFASYLQRNLGIEKDDRIAIMLPNTPQAVISCFGILMAGGIVVQTNPLYTERELEYQMKDSGAKAIVTLDILYPRVSKIMPQTNLQHIIVTAIKDYLPFPKNLVYPFIQKKQYGIVVKVKHDGTSHLLTEILKGSPKELTKYDFNPEEDIALLQYTGGTTGSPKGVMLTHKNLVSNTTMGEAWLYKAKPGEESILGIVPFFHVYGMTVCMIFAIKMACKMILLPKFDALTTLKTIHKQRPTLFPGAPTIYIGLLNHPDLKKYDLSSIDSCISGSAPLPVEVQQKFEEVTGGKLVEGYGLSESSPVTHANFLWDVERVKGSIGVPYPDTDAKILSIETGEPMPVGEIGEIVIKGPQVMKGYWNRPEETKEVLHEGWLYTGDLGYMDEQGYFYVVDRKKDMIIAGGYNIYPREIEEVLYEHPDVLEAVAAGIPDPYRGESVKAYIVLKEGSTVTIDEMNQYARKYLAAYKAPRLYEFREELPKTAVGKILRRMLVEEEKRKIEEESQKHA, encoded by the coding sequence ATGTTGGAGTCTAAACCATGGTTGAATCTTTATCCAAAAGAAATTCCAGCCACACTTGAATACTCCTCAGAACCTGTGCAAGAATACTTAGTACATGCTGCAAAAACGTTTCCTGAAAAAATAGCTATTCATTTTATGGGCAAAGAAATGACCTATAAACAGCTTTATGAAGATGCATTAAGTTTTGCTAGTTACCTACAGAGGAATCTTGGAATTGAAAAAGATGACCGAATTGCCATCATGCTTCCAAATACTCCACAGGCAGTTATTAGTTGTTTTGGTATATTAATGGCGGGTGGAATTGTCGTGCAAACCAATCCATTATATACGGAACGCGAACTTGAGTATCAAATGAAGGACTCCGGAGCTAAAGCCATTGTCACCCTAGACATCCTCTATCCAAGAGTCTCGAAAATTATGCCTCAGACTAATTTACAGCATATTATTGTAACCGCTATCAAGGACTACTTGCCATTCCCAAAAAATCTCGTCTATCCTTTCATTCAGAAGAAACAATATGGTATTGTTGTTAAGGTAAAACACGACGGAACGTCCCATTTATTGACAGAAATTTTAAAGGGGAGTCCAAAAGAATTAACAAAGTACGACTTCAATCCCGAGGAAGACATCGCACTGCTTCAATATACAGGCGGAACAACGGGTTCACCAAAAGGAGTAATGTTGACACATAAAAATTTAGTTTCCAACACAACCATGGGTGAGGCGTGGCTTTACAAAGCCAAACCAGGTGAAGAATCAATTCTTGGAATTGTCCCTTTTTTCCATGTCTATGGGATGACAGTTTGCATGATCTTTGCGATTAAAATGGCCTGTAAAATGATTTTATTGCCGAAATTTGATGCACTGACAACGTTAAAAACGATTCATAAACAGCGTCCGACCCTTTTTCCTGGTGCACCAACCATCTATATTGGATTATTGAATCACCCTGATTTGAAAAAATACGATCTTTCTTCGATTGATTCGTGTATTAGTGGCTCGGCACCGCTTCCAGTTGAAGTACAGCAGAAGTTTGAGGAAGTCACCGGAGGAAAGCTTGTCGAAGGTTATGGTTTATCTGAATCATCGCCGGTAACACATGCCAACTTCTTGTGGGACGTAGAAAGGGTAAAGGGCAGTATCGGTGTTCCCTATCCAGATACTGATGCAAAAATCCTGTCCATTGAAACAGGGGAGCCAATGCCTGTAGGTGAAATTGGAGAAATTGTAATTAAAGGGCCGCAAGTTATGAAAGGATACTGGAATCGACCAGAGGAAACAAAGGAAGTTTTGCATGAAGGATGGCTTTATACAGGAGACCTTGGCTATATGGATGAGCAAGGATATTTTTATGTAGTTGACCGCAAAAAGGATATGATCATTGCAGGCGGATACAACATTTATCCAAGAGAGATAGAAGAAGTTTTATATGAACATCCAGATGTGCTTGAGGCAGTGGCAGCAGGGATTCCTGACCCATATCGCGGCGAAAGCGTCAAGGCATACATTGTTTTAAAAGAAGGTTCAACTGTCACGATAGATGAAATGAACCAATATGCAAGAAAATATCTGGCTGCTTATAAGGCCCCAAGACTATATGAATTCAGAGAAGAATTGCCGAAAACAGCAGTTGGAAAAATTTTACGAAGAATGCTTGTTGAAGAGGAAAAACGAAAAATAGAAGAAGAAAGCCAAAAACACGCCTAA
- a CDS encoding DUF350 domain-containing protein encodes MNQFWENEYIQIAAYYSVVILCMVVFLAIFEMVTKYKNWEEIKKGNLAVAMATGGKIFGVANIFRASVEEHNSLLEMVGWGIYGFVLLLVGYFIFEFLTPKFKIDEEIQNDNRAVGLISLIISVGLSYVIGAGI; translated from the coding sequence ATGAACCAGTTTTGGGAGAACGAATATATTCAAATTGCGGCCTATTATAGTGTTGTGATACTATGTATGGTTGTCTTTCTAGCCATTTTTGAAATGGTAACTAAATATAAAAATTGGGAAGAAATAAAAAAAGGAAATTTGGCAGTGGCGATGGCAACCGGGGGAAAGATTTTTGGCGTAGCCAATATATTCAGAGCTTCAGTTGAGGAGCACAATTCCTTACTTGAAATGGTTGGCTGGGGGATCTACGGTTTTGTTCTGTTACTAGTCGGCTATTTTATCTTTGAATTTTTAACTCCAAAATTTAAGATTGACGAAGAAATCCAAAATGATAACCGCGCAGTTGGGTTGATTTCGCTGATTATTTCTGTTGGTTTATCATATGTGATTGGTGCAGGAATTTAG
- the zapA gene encoding cell division protein ZapA: protein MSNKQKNRTTVDIYGQQYVIMGTESPSHIRLVASLVDDKMCEIHSKNPNLDVSKLAVLTAVNAVNDYIKIKDQLERLQTELEKEKD, encoded by the coding sequence TTGTCAAATAAACAAAAAAACCGAACAACCGTTGATATATACGGGCAGCAATACGTCATAATGGGTACTGAAAGCCCAAGTCATATTCGGCTTGTGGCATCGTTGGTTGACGACAAAATGTGTGAAATACATTCTAAGAATCCAAATCTAGACGTGAGTAAACTTGCTGTATTAACAGCGGTAAATGCAGTCAATGATTATATTAAAATAAAAGATCAATTAGAACGGCTGCAAACTGAACTAGAAAAAGAAAAGGACTAA
- a CDS encoding CvpA family protein, whose amino-acid sequence MLDLAIIIFLIIGFFVGLRRGFILQLVHLTGFIIAYVVATLYYEELAPKLTLWVPYPNLGEGTTLKILTDSSNMETAFYRAISFVIIFFAVKVLLQIIGSMLDFVAHLPVLKQINVFAGGILGFCEVYLIIFILLYIGALIPIELIQNPLDHSILAKAIVNHTPILSQQIKDLWIEYSAA is encoded by the coding sequence ATGTTAGATCTTGCAATTATCATTTTTTTAATTATAGGATTTTTTGTCGGCCTTAGAAGGGGCTTTATCCTGCAGCTTGTTCATTTAACAGGTTTTATTATTGCATATGTTGTTGCCACTTTATACTACGAAGAACTGGCACCAAAGCTGACACTATGGGTTCCCTATCCAAACTTAGGAGAAGGCACTACCTTAAAGATTTTAACGGATTCTAGTAATATGGAAACGGCTTTCTACCGTGCCATATCCTTTGTCATAATCTTTTTTGCTGTAAAAGTGTTATTGCAAATCATTGGATCCATGCTTGACTTTGTCGCCCATTTGCCGGTCTTAAAGCAGATCAATGTATTTGCTGGCGGCATTCTTGGTTTTTGTGAAGTCTATTTAATTATTTTTATTTTATTATACATTGGTGCCTTAATACCAATAGAACTTATTCAAAATCCATTAGATCACTCAATTTTAGCAAAAGCAATAGTGAATCACACCCCTATCCTTTCACAGCAAATCAAAGACCTGTGGATTGAATATTCAGCTGCTTAA
- a CDS encoding 4a-hydroxytetrahydrobiopterin dehydratase, giving the protein MTNRLSLTEIHQSLADLSGWKLDGKFIVKKYRFQEFLKGVQFVNEIAQLSEEKNHHPFIAIDYKLVTLRLTSWNAGGLTDLDVALAKNYDAIYEKCN; this is encoded by the coding sequence GTGACGAATAGACTTAGTTTAACAGAGATTCATCAATCTCTTGCTGATTTATCCGGCTGGAAACTAGACGGTAAATTTATTGTGAAAAAGTATCGCTTTCAAGAGTTTTTAAAAGGGGTGCAGTTTGTAAATGAAATCGCCCAGCTCTCTGAGGAAAAAAATCATCATCCATTTATAGCAATTGACTACAAATTAGTGACACTTAGGCTTACCTCTTGGAATGCTGGAGGCTTAACCGACCTAGATGTCGCTTTGGCGAAAAACTATGATGCTATTTATGAAAAATGTAATTGA
- the rnhC gene encoding ribonuclease HIII, whose product MGNVVLNLEMSKINEMKNYYGRQLLDKNIPGSVFAAKTPACMITAYKSGKVLFQGNDCEKEADKWSESTSTPGKKPAVAKVKSAPKGHLPFGIGEMSAIGSDEVGTGDFFGPITVVAAYVKKEDIPLLKELGVRDSKDLNDEKIMAIAKIIKDVVPFSLMTLKNEKYNQVQRSGMSQGKMKAILHNQAILNVLDKIAPAKPEAILIDQFVQPSTYFQHLKGQKVIINKDVYFSTKAEGIHLAVAAASILARYAFIQYMDKLSEAAGFKIPKGAGAQVDVAAAKLILNKGRDILPSFVKLHFANTDKAITLVNKKQR is encoded by the coding sequence GTGGGAAATGTAGTACTAAATTTGGAAATGTCTAAGATTAACGAAATGAAAAACTATTACGGAAGACAGCTTTTAGATAAAAACATACCTGGAAGTGTATTTGCTGCGAAAACTCCAGCCTGTATGATCACAGCTTACAAATCAGGAAAAGTCTTATTTCAGGGGAATGATTGTGAAAAAGAGGCCGATAAGTGGAGTGAAAGTACCAGCACTCCCGGTAAAAAGCCGGCTGTTGCCAAAGTAAAATCAGCGCCTAAAGGCCACCTTCCTTTTGGCATCGGTGAGATGTCCGCCATCGGATCAGATGAAGTAGGCACTGGTGATTTTTTCGGGCCGATAACCGTCGTTGCTGCCTATGTAAAAAAAGAAGATATTCCGTTATTAAAGGAACTAGGCGTGCGCGATTCAAAAGACTTAAACGATGAAAAAATCATGGCAATTGCTAAAATCATCAAAGATGTCGTTCCGTTTAGCCTGATGACACTAAAAAATGAAAAATATAATCAGGTACAGCGGTCAGGGATGTCGCAAGGGAAGATGAAGGCCATCCTTCATAATCAAGCAATATTAAATGTGCTAGATAAAATTGCACCTGCAAAACCAGAAGCCATCCTAATTGACCAATTTGTTCAGCCGAGCACCTATTTTCAACATTTAAAAGGACAAAAAGTTATTATAAATAAAGACGTTTATTTTAGTACTAAAGCAGAGGGCATACATCTGGCGGTAGCCGCTGCTAGTATTCTCGCCCGCTATGCCTTTATTCAATATATGGATAAGCTTAGCGAGGCGGCAGGATTTAAGATTCCGAAAGGGGCTGGGGCTCAAGTTGATGTTGCTGCAGCCAAGTTGATTTTAAACAAAGGCCGCGACATTTTGCCATCCTTTGTTAAGCTTCACTTTGCAAATACCGATAAAGCGATAACACTTGTAAATAAAAAACAGCGCTGA
- a CDS encoding TetR/AcrR family transcriptional regulator translates to MKKSKPKYMQIIDAAVIAIAENGYHQAQVSKIAKQAGVADGTIYLYFKNKEDILISLFEEKMGNFIEKIDQMIAGKGTATEKLLMMIEAHFNMLYKDHHLAIVTQLELRQSNKELRLRINNILKGYLQVIDKIILEGIETGEFSPDLDVRLARQMVFGTIDETATTWVMNEEKYNLLALASPVHHLLINGCGYGRAAE, encoded by the coding sequence TTGAAAAAAAGTAAGCCAAAATATATGCAAATTATTGATGCCGCGGTCATTGCCATCGCTGAAAATGGGTACCATCAAGCCCAAGTTTCTAAAATTGCGAAACAGGCAGGAGTAGCGGATGGCACTATTTATCTTTATTTTAAAAACAAAGAAGATATCCTAATTTCACTTTTTGAAGAAAAAATGGGAAATTTCATTGAAAAAATAGATCAAATGATTGCAGGAAAAGGGACGGCGACGGAGAAGTTATTAATGATGATTGAAGCCCATTTCAACATGCTATATAAGGATCATCACCTTGCGATTGTAACCCAGCTGGAATTACGGCAATCCAACAAGGAATTAAGGCTCCGAATTAATAATATTCTAAAAGGTTACTTACAGGTGATTGATAAAATTATTTTAGAAGGCATAGAAACGGGAGAGTTTTCACCTGACCTCGATGTGCGCCTTGCCCGGCAAATGGTTTTCGGTACCATTGATGAAACCGCGACAACTTGGGTGATGAACGAGGAAAAGTATAATTTGCTTGCACTGGCATCCCCAGTCCATCATCTTTTAATTAATGGCTGCGGGTATGGAAGAGCAGCAGAATAG
- a CDS encoding endonuclease MutS2, translating to MQERALKVLEFTKVRELLLEHAASSLGREKIKHLVPSTDFNEVVRLQTETDEAATVYRIKGNVPLSGIHDIRAHIKRSVIGGVLSPLELNQIASTIYASRQIKRFIENIAAERTELPILSEQVERIIPLTNLEQEIKHAIDESGEVLDSASDLLRSLRHQLRSNESRVREKLESMIRSSNAAKMLSDAIVTIRNDRFVIPVKQEYRGHYGGIIHDQSSSGQTLFIEPQVIVQLNNQLQDIRVKEQLEIERILIELSAKAAEHESELNVIVEVLANLDFIFAKARYGKKIKGSKPEMNTEGRITLYKARHPLIPIDEVVANDIMLGKEYTTIVITGPNTGGKTVTLKTLGLCSLMAQAGLQVPALDGSELAVFDAVYADIGDEQSIEQSLSTFSSHMVNIVDILNSVDFNSLVLFDELGAGTDPQEGAALAISILDEVHKRGARVIATTHYPELKAYGYNREGVLNASVEFDVETLSPTYKLLLGVPGRSNAFEISKRLGLNERVIQAARSHVSEDTNQIDKMIASLEESKRLAEMEQQEARDYLKQAEKLHQDLQKQMIEFYEKKDTMLEKAAEKAADLVDEAKQEAEQVIRDLRKMRTEKHAEIKEHELIDAKRRLEEAAPEIKKSEKLTNKKNKKHTYMPGDEVKVLTFDQKGTLVERVSTNEWQVQIGILKMKVKEKDMEYMSTPKQVETKPMAIVKGRDSYVKLELDLRGERYEDALLKVEKYIDDALLSSYPRVSIIHGKGTGALRQGVQEYLRNHRAVKKIRFGDAGEGGLGVTIVEFK from the coding sequence ATGCAAGAAAGAGCCTTAAAGGTATTAGAATTCACAAAGGTGAGAGAGCTGCTTCTAGAGCATGCTGCTTCCTCACTTGGAAGAGAAAAAATAAAGCACCTAGTCCCATCCACTGATTTTAATGAAGTAGTCAGACTTCAAACAGAAACCGATGAAGCAGCAACGGTTTATCGCATTAAAGGAAATGTCCCATTATCAGGGATTCATGATATTCGTGCCCATATTAAGCGTTCAGTTATCGGTGGTGTCCTCAGTCCGCTCGAATTAAACCAAATCGCCAGTACGATTTATGCAAGCCGCCAGATAAAGCGATTTATTGAGAATATTGCTGCGGAAAGAACGGAACTGCCAATATTATCAGAACAAGTAGAGCGAATTATCCCCCTCACAAACCTGGAACAGGAAATTAAACATGCCATTGATGAAAGCGGTGAGGTGTTAGATAGCGCGAGTGACCTGCTTCGCTCCCTAAGACATCAGCTTAGGTCAAATGAGTCACGTGTCCGTGAAAAATTAGAAAGCATGATTCGTTCCTCGAATGCGGCCAAAATGCTGTCCGATGCGATTGTCACGATTCGAAATGACCGATTTGTTATTCCGGTTAAGCAAGAATACCGCGGCCACTATGGCGGAATTATTCATGACCAAAGCTCATCAGGACAAACTCTATTTATTGAGCCGCAGGTGATTGTTCAATTAAACAATCAATTACAGGATATTAGGGTAAAGGAACAACTTGAAATTGAACGGATCCTGATCGAGCTTTCTGCGAAAGCGGCCGAGCATGAGAGCGAGCTCAATGTAATCGTGGAAGTCCTAGCTAATTTAGATTTTATCTTTGCAAAAGCAAGATATGGGAAAAAAATAAAGGGATCCAAGCCGGAGATGAATACTGAGGGGCGGATTACCTTATATAAAGCAAGGCACCCTTTAATTCCCATCGATGAAGTGGTGGCCAACGACATCATGCTCGGGAAAGAGTATACAACCATTGTTATTACCGGTCCGAATACAGGCGGTAAGACAGTCACATTAAAAACACTTGGATTGTGTTCCTTAATGGCGCAGGCTGGATTGCAGGTTCCTGCTTTGGATGGCTCCGAGCTTGCTGTCTTTGATGCAGTATATGCTGATATTGGCGATGAACAGTCGATTGAGCAAAGCTTAAGTACATTTTCCTCCCATATGGTCAATATAGTTGACATCTTAAATAGTGTTGATTTTAATAGCCTTGTGTTATTTGACGAGCTTGGAGCAGGAACAGATCCCCAGGAAGGTGCAGCCCTTGCGATTTCGATATTAGATGAGGTTCACAAGCGAGGGGCAAGAGTTATTGCCACAACCCACTATCCAGAACTAAAAGCGTATGGATATAATCGTGAGGGTGTTTTAAATGCCAGTGTAGAGTTTGATGTCGAGACCTTAAGCCCGACCTATAAGCTGCTGCTTGGAGTGCCCGGCCGGAGTAATGCTTTTGAAATTTCGAAACGTTTAGGGTTAAATGAACGGGTCATCCAAGCAGCCCGCTCACATGTAAGTGAAGACACGAACCAAATTGATAAGATGATTGCTTCCTTAGAAGAAAGTAAGCGGCTGGCGGAAATGGAGCAGCAGGAAGCTAGGGACTATTTGAAGCAGGCAGAGAAACTTCATCAGGACTTGCAAAAACAAATGATTGAATTTTACGAGAAAAAAGACACGATGCTTGAAAAGGCAGCAGAAAAAGCAGCAGATCTCGTGGATGAGGCAAAGCAAGAAGCTGAGCAGGTTATCCGTGATCTCCGCAAGATGAGAACTGAAAAGCATGCGGAAATTAAGGAGCATGAATTAATTGATGCCAAGAGACGACTCGAAGAAGCGGCGCCGGAAATTAAGAAATCAGAAAAGCTAACCAATAAGAAAAATAAAAAGCACACCTACATGCCAGGCGATGAAGTAAAGGTATTAACTTTTGACCAAAAAGGAACGCTGGTCGAAAGAGTTTCAACGAATGAGTGGCAGGTTCAGATCGGTATTTTGAAAATGAAGGTAAAAGAGAAAGATATGGAATATATGAGTACGCCAAAACAGGTGGAAACAAAGCCAATGGCTATTGTCAAAGGGCGGGATTCATATGTTAAACTGGAACTAGATCTTCGCGGGGAAAGATATGAAGATGCCCTGTTGAAAGTGGAAAAGTATATTGATGATGCCCTTCTATCCAGTTATCCTCGTGTATCGATTATCCACGGTAAAGGGACTGGTGCGTTAAGGCAGGGGGTTCAGGAATATTTACGAAACCATCGTGCCGTCAAGAAAATTCGCTTTGGAGATGCCGGAGAGGGTGGTTTAGGCGTAACCATCGTAGAATTTAAATAA